The Halanaerobium praevalens DSM 2228 genome contains a region encoding:
- a CDS encoding acyl-CoA dehydratase activase translates to MKNLYLGVDIGSVSINLVAIDAKNELQFKLYTRNSGNPIELVQAALNQFQAEIDIDYQIKGVGVTGSGRQLIAYILGADTVKNEITAHARASTYYYPDAGTIFEIGGQDSKLIIVESGIAVDFAMNTVCAAGTGSFLDHQAQRLGIAIEDFGSLALEAKRDVRIAGRCTVFAESDMISKQQYGFTKAEIIKGLSEALVRNYINNLVRNRVLKGKYIFQGGVAANIGIKAAFESEIEAEVIVPEHHAVMGAIGIAILAKREIKKTGKKTNFRGFKLTDQSFATNSFECQDCPNHCEVIKVLADSKVIAVTGDRCNKWSNSLLNSNLKTNSHSSQKEYAYL, encoded by the coding sequence ATGAAAAATCTGTATCTGGGAGTAGACATTGGTTCAGTGAGTATTAATTTAGTGGCAATTGATGCTAAAAATGAACTGCAGTTTAAACTTTATACTCGTAATTCTGGTAATCCAATTGAGTTAGTACAAGCAGCTTTAAATCAATTTCAAGCTGAAATAGATATTGATTATCAAATTAAAGGAGTGGGAGTTACTGGTAGTGGAAGACAGCTAATAGCTTATATTTTGGGTGCTGATACTGTTAAAAATGAAATTACAGCTCATGCTAGAGCCTCAACCTATTATTATCCAGATGCTGGGACAATTTTTGAAATTGGAGGTCAAGATTCTAAATTAATAATTGTTGAATCAGGAATTGCAGTTGATTTTGCGATGAATACTGTCTGTGCAGCTGGTACTGGTTCATTTCTTGATCATCAGGCGCAAAGATTGGGAATAGCGATAGAAGATTTTGGAAGTCTGGCTTTAGAAGCTAAAAGAGATGTTAGAATAGCTGGTCGCTGTACAGTTTTTGCTGAATCTGATATGATTTCTAAACAGCAGTATGGTTTTACTAAAGCTGAAATTATTAAAGGTTTATCAGAAGCTTTAGTCAGAAATTATATAAATAACTTAGTTCGAAATCGTGTTTTAAAAGGAAAATACATATTTCAAGGTGGAGTAGCTGCTAATATTGGAATCAAAGCAGCTTTTGAATCAGAAATTGAAGCAGAAGTTATTGTACCTGAGCATCATGCTGTAATGGGGGCAATTGGAATTGCAATTTTAGCTAAAAGAGAAATTAAAAAGACTGGCAAAAAAACCAATTTTAGAGGTTTTAAGTTAACAGATCAAAGTTTTGCAACTAATAGTTTTGAGTGTCAAGATTGTCCTAATCACTGTGAAGTAATTAAAGTACTAGCAGACTCAAAGGTAATTGCAGTTACTGGTGATCGTTGTAATAAATGGTCTAATTCTTTACTAAATTCTAATTTGAAAACTAATTCTCATAGTTCTCAAAAGGAATATGCTTATCTTTAA
- a CDS encoding class II fumarate hydratase, which yields MNYRIEKDSLGEIKVKADKLYGAQTARAVNNFPIGKEKMPTKIIRAYGIVKKAAVLANFEQNLISETKRDYIIKATDELIKGDLDQHFPISLWQTGSGTQTNMNVNEVLANRISQLAGQKLGTKKPVHPNDDLNMSQSSNDTFPTAMAIAVVIKIEDFLLPTLVDLKVELEKKEEKYKDLVKVGRTHLMDATPITLGQEFGAFAAQLEEIIEILEDSLKYLKRLPIGGTAVGTGLNTKSGFDKKAIKYINLETDREFKTAINKAAGIAAHNSFVNLSGVLKTAASVLIKLANDTRWLASGPRAGIGELKIPKNEPGSSIMPGKVNPTQAEVLFQAAAQVIANDTAVNIGGASGNFQLNVAKPLIIYNILQSINLLVDSVNSYNTRCLKGIEADKEQIAAYLKKSLMLVTALNPIIGYDQAAEIAQKAFKEDITLKKSALRLGYLTEAEFEDYIQPQKMTKANLK from the coding sequence ATGAATTATCGGATAGAAAAAGATAGTTTAGGAGAAATAAAAGTTAAGGCAGATAAATTATATGGAGCTCAAACTGCCAGAGCAGTTAATAATTTTCCTATTGGGAAAGAAAAGATGCCAACGAAAATAATTAGAGCATATGGTATTGTCAAAAAAGCAGCAGTTTTAGCAAATTTTGAACAAAATTTGATTAGTGAAACTAAAAGAGACTATATTATAAAAGCTACAGATGAATTAATAAAAGGTGATTTAGATCAACATTTTCCTATTTCTCTTTGGCAAACTGGTTCTGGAACTCAAACCAATATGAATGTTAATGAGGTTTTAGCAAATAGGATTTCTCAATTGGCAGGCCAAAAATTAGGAACTAAAAAACCTGTTCATCCAAATGATGATTTAAATATGTCACAGTCTTCTAATGATACTTTTCCAACTGCAATGGCAATAGCAGTTGTGATAAAAATTGAAGATTTTTTATTACCTACTTTAGTAGATTTAAAAGTTGAATTAGAAAAAAAAGAGGAAAAATATAAGGATTTAGTTAAAGTCGGAAGAACTCATTTAATGGATGCTACCCCAATTACTTTAGGTCAAGAATTTGGTGCTTTTGCTGCTCAATTAGAAGAAATAATTGAGATTTTAGAAGATAGTTTGAAATATTTAAAAAGATTGCCAATAGGAGGGACAGCTGTTGGTACTGGTTTAAATACTAAGTCAGGTTTTGACAAAAAGGCAATTAAGTATATTAATTTAGAAACAGATAGAGAATTTAAAACAGCTATTAATAAAGCAGCTGGAATTGCAGCTCATAATAGCTTTGTTAATTTAAGTGGTGTTTTAAAAACTGCTGCTTCTGTTTTAATAAAACTTGCTAATGATACTCGTTGGTTAGCTTCTGGACCCCGAGCTGGAATTGGAGAACTTAAAATTCCTAAAAATGAACCTGGAAGCTCTATTATGCCAGGTAAAGTTAATCCAACTCAAGCTGAGGTTTTATTCCAGGCTGCAGCTCAGGTAATAGCTAATGATACAGCTGTTAATATTGGTGGTGCTAGTGGTAATTTTCAGCTTAATGTAGCTAAACCTTTAATTATTTATAATATCTTACAATCAATAAATTTGTTAGTAGATTCTGTTAATTCTTATAATACAAGGTGTTTAAAGGGAATTGAGGCAGATAAAGAACAAATTGCTGCATATCTAAAAAAATCTTTGATGTTGGTGACAGCTTTAAATCCAATTATAGGTTATGATCAAGCAGCTGAAATTGCTCAAAAAGCTTTTAAAGAAGATATAACTTTAAAAAAATCAGCACTCAGATTAGGATATTTAACAGAAGCAGAATTTGAAGACTATATTCAGCCTCAAAAAATGACAAAAGCTAATTTAAAGTGA
- a CDS encoding FprA family A-type flavoprotein, with the protein MFRKIKEDIYSVGVIDWHRKLFDELIPLPDGTSYNSYFIKGGEKNAIIDTVEPDFVEDFLDNLDDLGVKQIDYIISNHAEQDHSGSIPALLEEFPEAKVLSSKKAKPMLLDLLELEANQIRTVEDGETLDLGGRTLEFIDTPWVHWPETMSTYLQEENILFPCDFFGSHLATSNLFVEDEAEVYKAAKRYYAEIMMPFRMIIKKNLAKLEDYEIDMIAPSHGPIYDNPDLILDAYKEWVSDEVKPEVVVPYVSMHGSTKDLIKYFISSLIDEGIKVKPFDLTDVDLGDLAISLVDASTVVFGSPTVLTGPHPSAVYAAYLANVLKPKTRYASIIGSYGWAGRMTDKLLDLMPNLKVDLYDPVIAKGHGADEDYQEIDRLVAEIVSDLNEI; encoded by the coding sequence ATGTTTAGAAAAATAAAAGAAGATATCTATAGTGTTGGTGTTATTGACTGGCACCGCAAATTATTTGATGAACTGATCCCTCTACCTGATGGTACAAGTTACAACTCATATTTTATTAAAGGTGGAGAAAAGAATGCAATAATCGATACAGTAGAGCCAGATTTTGTGGAAGATTTTCTGGACAATTTGGATGATCTGGGTGTAAAACAGATTGATTATATTATTTCAAATCATGCTGAGCAAGATCATTCTGGTTCAATACCAGCTCTATTAGAAGAATTTCCAGAAGCTAAAGTTTTAAGTTCTAAAAAAGCAAAGCCAATGCTTTTGGACCTGCTAGAACTTGAGGCTAATCAAATTAGAACTGTTGAAGATGGTGAAACACTTGACTTAGGTGGTAGGACCCTGGAATTTATTGATACACCTTGGGTTCATTGGCCAGAAACTATGTCGACTTATCTGCAGGAAGAAAACATTTTATTTCCCTGTGATTTCTTTGGGTCTCACCTGGCTACAAGTAACCTATTTGTAGAAGATGAAGCTGAAGTATATAAGGCAGCTAAACGATATTATGCAGAAATTATGATGCCTTTTAGAATGATTATTAAAAAGAATCTGGCTAAATTAGAAGATTACGAGATTGATATGATTGCCCCAAGTCATGGTCCAATTTATGATAATCCTGATCTGATTTTAGATGCATATAAGGAATGGGTAAGTGATGAGGTAAAACCTGAGGTTGTAGTTCCTTATGTTTCGATGCATGGAAGTACTAAAGATTTAATTAAATACTTTATCAGTTCTTTAATTGATGAGGGAATTAAAGTTAAGCCTTTTGATTTGACTGATGTTGATTTAGGTGATCTTGCAATTTCATTAGTTGATGCTTCAACAGTTGTTTTTGGTTCTCCAACTGTTTTGACTGGTCCCCATCCATCTGCAGTTTATGCAGCTTATCTGGCCAACGTATTAAAACCAAAAACACGTTATGCTTCAATAATAGGTTCTTATGGTTGGGCTGGTAGAATGACTGATAAACTGCTTGATTTGATGCCGAATCTAAAAGTCGATCTTTATGATCCAGTTATAGCTAAAGGTCATGGTGCTGATGAAGATTATCAAGAAATTGACAGGCTTGTAGCAGAAATTGTCAGTGATTTAAATGAAATTTAA
- a CDS encoding NAD(P)/FAD-dependent oxidoreductase produces MYDISIIGAGVVGSAIARELAKYDLKVALLEKESDVATGASKANTGIVHGGYVAKEGTVKGELCIKGNSMYEKLESELNFGYQNTGGLVLAFDDDDEKTLEKIYENALKVGQSESEIEILYGDQIKEVEPHVGEGAQAAFYCKTIGVTSPYEFTIALAENAVDNGVDLKLESEVLAIEKKDNTFEIKTAQEKIESRFVINAAGIYADKIAAMLNTDDFEIYPMRGEYVVFSKSQSHLVNSVIFQAPNPKTKGVVATTTTHGNFMIGPNAEEIDKKYDVSTTFKEIKYIIEQARKSIPDFDTNRMLKTFAGLRPKSTRGDFIIEESSVKGFIQAAGIDSPGLTSSPAIAKKVVNILAESGVKLEPKKDFKPERPAIAIDKDENFAGEIDHQDPTKNIICRCEKVTEAEILDALSRSIPIKTTDAIKRRTWAKTGECQANFCSSRIKDLLSRELDIPVDEIKDRDEDYVPERLNVYKLKKKLAKVEE; encoded by the coding sequence ATGTATGATATTAGCATTATTGGAGCAGGTGTTGTAGGCTCAGCAATTGCAAGAGAACTTGCTAAATATGATCTTAAAGTAGCCTTATTAGAAAAAGAATCTGATGTGGCAACTGGAGCTTCTAAGGCAAATACTGGAATTGTCCATGGTGGTTATGTTGCTAAAGAGGGAACAGTTAAGGGTGAGCTTTGTATTAAAGGTAATTCAATGTATGAAAAATTAGAATCAGAATTAAACTTTGGTTATCAAAACACTGGTGGTTTAGTTTTAGCTTTTGATGATGATGATGAAAAAACATTAGAAAAAATATATGAAAATGCTCTAAAAGTAGGACAATCAGAATCGGAAATAGAAATTCTTTATGGTGATCAAATCAAAGAAGTTGAACCTCATGTAGGAGAAGGAGCTCAAGCAGCTTTTTATTGTAAAACTATTGGTGTTACTTCTCCTTATGAATTTACTATTGCTCTGGCAGAAAATGCAGTTGATAATGGAGTTGATTTAAAATTAGAGTCAGAAGTATTAGCTATTGAGAAAAAAGATAATACTTTTGAAATTAAAACAGCTCAAGAAAAAATAGAAAGTCGTTTTGTGATTAATGCAGCTGGAATTTATGCAGATAAAATAGCAGCTATGCTCAATACTGATGATTTTGAGATTTATCCAATGCGGGGAGAATATGTAGTTTTTAGTAAATCTCAGAGTCATTTAGTGAACAGTGTTATTTTTCAGGCTCCAAATCCAAAAACTAAAGGTGTTGTAGCTACAACAACAACTCATGGTAATTTTATGATTGGACCAAATGCAGAAGAAATAGATAAAAAATATGATGTCAGTACGACTTTTAAAGAAATAAAATACATAATTGAGCAGGCTAGAAAATCAATCCCTGATTTCGATACAAATAGAATGCTCAAAACTTTTGCTGGTTTAAGACCTAAAAGCACCAGGGGAGATTTTATTATTGAGGAAAGCAGTGTTAAAGGGTTTATTCAGGCAGCCGGTATAGATTCTCCTGGTCTTACATCATCACCAGCGATTGCCAAAAAAGTAGTTAATATTTTAGCTGAGTCGGGAGTAAAACTTGAGCCAAAGAAAGACTTTAAGCCTGAAAGACCAGCTATCGCAATTGATAAAGATGAGAATTTTGCTGGCGAAATTGATCATCAAGATCCAACTAAAAATATTATCTGTCGCTGTGAGAAAGTTACAGAAGCTGAGATATTAGATGCCTTAAGTCGTTCAATTCCAATTAAAACAACTGATGCAATTAAAAGAAGAACCTGGGCCAAAACAGGAGAGTGTCAGGCTAATTTTTGCAGCAGTAGAATTAAAGATCTGCTGAGTCGTGAGTTGGATATACCAGTAGATGAAATAAAAGATAGAGATGAAGATTATGTTCCTGAAAGATTAAATGTTTATAAATTAAAAAAGAAATTAGCTAAAGTTGAGGAATAG
- a CDS encoding SEC-C metal-binding domain-containing protein, translating to MDKRLKGLKQSIAKRREKDTVRSYSVGRNDTCPCGSGKKFKKCCDQNKPKKSIEEYFEAIKKAEKEEAVLDLLKEAVNDYPLEHRFLLPLIVYSLQNNNYQESEKYLRHAWQLMGTDLDEAFISPLVNIILEKEEMEQAEDIVRQALEAKGANIPLLIALAEIYKKAQDFQKVNDIIARAMKIEAENLQLIIFRLETLMDLDDVVSALSLFAKYYEQLKDYKHMRVISFLSNFVEERFNIAKNKGLKLPQALNQAAEIFNVFQRLDNLKINDKKTKAKKLLSQIKDLPPKNSQMALDILARYLAAELYIDFADFADDLAVKQQKNPAFLRLLFVADYQQGKIKAAEQKIKTAFEIEKSKKNNQFKNWQIAADYLRFLVEHGQKDDLADFINQFDSLLSKTDNLLASLMMLIENKEARNHQKELLRSILKLIELGLIEQISKKDIYNNRLFISLAALDGDETIYEQGRELTTKSLKELIQEVEKSEIKTPALSYAKLRLLKYQSELKQARKKKLIDAVKNAKVESYFDTIAYYETILRFADPAPILTEIPHGKYLDDQYLDFYRLIAALKLKYYEIAKELFQRQLRRESKRNKVMNFLVRLLRYFEQETLISHLKTMEVDQVVINYLKKLAQKRV from the coding sequence ATGGATAAAAGATTAAAAGGTTTAAAGCAAAGTATAGCTAAGCGGCGAGAAAAAGATACTGTTCGCTCTTATAGTGTTGGTCGGAATGACACTTGTCCCTGTGGCAGTGGAAAAAAATTCAAGAAGTGTTGTGACCAAAATAAGCCTAAAAAAAGTATAGAAGAATATTTTGAAGCAATTAAAAAAGCAGAAAAAGAAGAGGCTGTTTTAGATTTACTCAAAGAAGCAGTTAATGATTATCCTTTAGAACACAGATTTCTCTTACCTTTAATTGTTTATAGTTTACAAAATAATAATTATCAAGAATCGGAAAAATACTTAAGACATGCCTGGCAGTTGATGGGAACTGACCTAGATGAAGCTTTTATTTCTCCTTTAGTAAATATTATCTTAGAAAAAGAAGAAATGGAGCAAGCCGAAGATATTGTGCGTCAGGCCTTGGAAGCTAAAGGTGCTAATATACCTTTATTGATTGCATTGGCTGAAATTTATAAAAAAGCTCAAGACTTTCAAAAAGTTAATGATATTATTGCAAGAGCAATGAAAATCGAAGCAGAAAACTTACAATTAATTATTTTCCGTTTGGAAACTTTAATGGATTTAGATGATGTTGTAAGTGCTTTAAGTCTTTTTGCAAAATATTATGAGCAACTTAAAGATTATAAACATATGCGGGTAATTTCATTTTTAAGTAATTTTGTTGAGGAAAGATTTAATATAGCAAAAAACAAAGGGCTTAAGTTACCCCAGGCCTTAAATCAAGCAGCAGAAATTTTTAATGTTTTCCAAAGGCTAGATAATTTAAAAATTAATGATAAAAAAACTAAGGCTAAAAAATTATTAAGTCAGATTAAAGATTTACCACCTAAAAATTCTCAGATGGCCCTTGATATTTTAGCCCGTTATTTAGCAGCTGAATTATATATAGACTTTGCTGATTTTGCTGATGATTTAGCAGTAAAGCAGCAAAAAAATCCTGCTTTTTTAAGACTTTTATTTGTAGCTGATTATCAGCAAGGAAAAATTAAAGCAGCAGAACAAAAAATTAAAACTGCTTTTGAAATTGAAAAATCGAAAAAAAATAATCAGTTTAAAAACTGGCAGATAGCTGCTGATTATCTCAGATTTTTAGTGGAACACGGCCAAAAAGATGATTTAGCTGATTTTATTAATCAATTTGATTCTTTATTAAGTAAAACAGATAATTTATTAGCAAGTTTAATGATGTTAATTGAAAACAAAGAAGCTAGAAATCATCAAAAAGAACTTCTAAGATCTATTTTAAAATTAATAGAACTGGGATTAATTGAGCAAATAAGTAAAAAAGATATTTATAATAATCGGCTTTTTATTAGTTTAGCTGCTTTAGATGGAGATGAAACTATTTATGAGCAGGGAAGAGAATTGACAACTAAATCCTTAAAAGAGCTTATTCAAGAAGTGGAAAAATCTGAGATTAAAACTCCAGCTTTAAGTTATGCGAAGTTAAGACTTTTAAAATATCAGTCAGAACTTAAACAGGCCCGTAAAAAGAAATTAATAGACGCAGTTAAAAATGCTAAAGTAGAAAGCTACTTTGATACTATTGCTTATTATGAGACTATATTGAGATTTGCTGATCCAGCACCTATTTTAACTGAAATTCCACATGGTAAATATTTAGATGATCAATATTTAGATTTTTATAGATTAATAGCTGCTTTAAAACTAAAATATTATGAAATAGCCAAAGAACTTTTTCAGCGTCAGCTAAGAAGAGAAAGTAAAAGAAATAAAGTTATGAATTTCTTAGTTAGATTACTGCGCTATTTTGAGCAGGAAACTTTAATTTCTCATTTAAAAACAATGGAAGTTGATCAAGTGGTTATTAATTATTTAAAAAAATTAGCACAAAAAAGAGTATAG
- a CDS encoding ECF transporter S component, translating to MNGLGWEEKKIKLKTRQIVIAGMLGAISIMLGATGLGLIPWPSAAGHATIMHLPVILGGVIEGPIVGLLIGLIFGFFSFIRATNPIFADPIVAILPRLLIGVAAYYTYYLTKNISQSTSLILAGAFGTIVNTAGVLILAVVRGYLPASAGLAVAITNGIPEIIVASVFSLIIGKALINFQKNN from the coding sequence ATCAATGGACTGGGATGGGAGGAAAAGAAAATAAAACTTAAAACGAGACAGATTGTAATTGCTGGTATGTTAGGTGCGATTTCTATTATGTTAGGTGCTACTGGCTTAGGTTTAATTCCCTGGCCGAGTGCTGCAGGTCATGCAACTATAATGCACTTACCTGTTATTTTGGGCGGAGTTATTGAAGGCCCAATTGTCGGTCTTTTAATTGGTTTGATTTTTGGCTTTTTTAGTTTTATCAGAGCAACTAATCCAATTTTTGCTGATCCAATTGTTGCTATTTTGCCTAGACTTTTAATAGGTGTTGCAGCTTATTATACTTATTATTTGACTAAAAATATTAGTCAAAGTACATCTTTAATTTTAGCAGGTGCTTTTGGTACTATTGTTAATACCGCAGGAGTTTTAATCTTGGCTGTAGTTAGAGGTTATTTACCTGCAAGTGCTGGTTTAGCTGTGGCTATTACTAATGGTATTCCTGAGATCATAGTTGCTTCAGTATTTTCTTTAATTATTGGTAAAGCTTTAATAAATTTTCAAAAAAATAATTAA
- the ltrA gene encoding group II intron reverse transcriptase/maturase, translating to MKEITEKTYYTLKDKVTKIRNMKAAAKHVLDKGGSAGVDRIDTVEFKENYAVHMRELYREFLEDRYQPKPSLRVFIPKSDGRQRLLGIPTVKDRIAQAAVRGILEPIYEKEFCDCSLGFRKGKSQIDAINKIEEYKEQGYKWVLDADIKGFFDNINHELLIEFIRQKVTDGWVIEIIKLWLTMGVMKDGEYIPKEKGTPQGGVISPLLANIFLHEFDKIMVERGYKLVRFADDFVVMTKSKRKAKRAYEVVKEIITEKLKLELHPEKTVITNFGEGFVFLGFEFIAWRYKRPRKKSLEKFKDKVRKVTKRNQPWKVDSIIKRLNPKIYGWANYFGHGNVKKLFWRLDKWIRMRLRSYMEKKKAVMNQNKRIPNSFFRKKGLVSLLTRLS from the coding sequence GTGAAAGAGATAACTGAGAAAACGTACTACACTCTTAAAGACAAAGTGACAAAGATTAGAAATATGAAAGCAGCCGCAAAACATGTCTTAGATAAAGGTGGTAGTGCAGGTGTTGATAGAATAGATACAGTAGAATTCAAAGAAAACTATGCAGTTCATATGAGAGAACTATACAGAGAATTTCTAGAGGATAGGTATCAACCCAAACCATCACTGAGAGTATTTATCCCAAAAAGTGATGGAAGACAGCGACTACTGGGAATACCCACAGTTAAAGATAGAATAGCTCAGGCTGCAGTGAGAGGAATACTGGAGCCGATATATGAAAAAGAATTCTGTGACTGTTCTTTGGGATTTAGAAAAGGTAAATCGCAGATTGATGCAATAAACAAAATAGAAGAATACAAAGAACAGGGATACAAATGGGTATTAGATGCAGATATTAAAGGGTTTTTCGATAATATAAATCATGAGCTTTTAATAGAATTCATCAGACAAAAAGTAACAGATGGCTGGGTAATTGAAATAATAAAATTGTGGCTGACCATGGGAGTCATGAAGGATGGAGAATATATACCCAAAGAGAAAGGAACCCCTCAGGGTGGTGTAATATCGCCACTTTTGGCAAACATCTTTCTGCATGAGTTCGATAAAATAATGGTAGAAAGAGGGTACAAGCTGGTGCGATTTGCTGATGATTTTGTTGTAATGACAAAATCAAAAAGGAAAGCTAAAAGAGCTTATGAGGTAGTTAAAGAAATTATCACAGAAAAACTCAAATTAGAACTGCATCCAGAAAAGACAGTAATAACTAACTTTGGTGAGGGTTTTGTATTTTTAGGATTTGAATTCATAGCCTGGAGATACAAAAGACCGAGAAAGAAATCACTAGAAAAATTCAAAGATAAAGTTAGAAAAGTTACTAAGAGAAATCAGCCCTGGAAAGTGGATTCAATTATAAAAAGATTAAATCCTAAAATATATGGTTGGGCTAATTATTTCGGCCATGGAAATGTGAAGAAACTTTTCTGGCGTTTAGATAAATGGATACGAATGCGGTTAAGGTCATATATGGAGAAAAAGAAAGCAGTTATGAATCAAAACAAAAGAATCCCCAATTCCTTTTTCAGGAAGAAGGGACTCGTTTCATTACTTACTAGATTGTCCTAA
- a CDS encoding HAD family hydrolase → MIKNIIFDLGNVLLDFDPESYLKDLGYQEKLKSKLKKSVFETEEWLLLDKGLIKEREAVKIWKRKNPNLKNEIENTIIGWEEILKLKQDSLEIVKDLVVQDYNLYILSNFPEKAFTYINSKYDFFKYFKGQVISYQVKMIKPDLKIYQHLLESFNLKAEETLFIDDSKENIEAALQAGIRGLQFKDAINLKEKLNALL, encoded by the coding sequence ATGATAAAAAATATTATTTTTGATTTAGGCAATGTTTTGCTTGATTTTGATCCTGAGAGTTATTTAAAAGATTTAGGTTATCAAGAAAAATTAAAATCAAAATTAAAAAAGTCAGTATTTGAAACAGAGGAATGGTTGTTGTTGGATAAAGGATTAATTAAAGAAAGAGAAGCAGTAAAAATATGGAAAAGAAAAAATCCTAATTTAAAAAATGAAATTGAAAACACTATTATTGGTTGGGAAGAAATCTTAAAATTAAAACAAGATAGTTTAGAAATAGTAAAGGACTTAGTTGTTCAAGATTATAATCTCTATATCTTATCTAATTTTCCAGAAAAAGCTTTTACTTATATCAACTCTAAATATGATTTTTTTAAATATTTTAAAGGTCAAGTAATTTCTTATCAAGTAAAAATGATAAAACCTGATCTTAAAATTTATCAACATTTATTAGAAAGCTTTAATTTAAAAGCAGAAGAGACTTTATTCATTGATGATTCTAAAGAAAATATAGAAGCAGCATTACAAGCAGGAATTAGAGGACTTCAGTTTAAAGATGCTATTAACCTAAAAGAAAAATTAAATGCATTATTATAA
- a CDS encoding mechanosensitive ion channel family protein — MFENIQIDLYLESLITKLGNNIFVWSNLIELIIITFFLILAYFINKLIFKQVRELLSKIDFLDERKQFRIIDQLLYPLILMFLIGVYYIIAASFAIPAVIISIFGNLVSAWLLVKALSLFFPRNKMFRFLSALIWLIAALRILNIYQETLNLLESLAFHSGNLRISLLMIIKTVIIFSILFWLAGKLSRLVTNKIDNSEELTPSVKVLLNKIAKFIIFTAAVLFTLSSVGVDLSAFTFLGGAVGVGLGFGLQKIVSNFISGIIILADKSIKPGDVVEIDDVYGWVRKLDTRFVSVVTRSGKEYLIPNEDFITKEVINWSYSDELVRVEAKVGVSYNSDLRLVQKLMQQSIESKTRILDKPEPNVLLMGFGDSSINFELRFWISDPQNGIQNIRSEVLLSIWDYFQENEVEIPFPQQDYHLKSLPAELNNYLKKKNEVK, encoded by the coding sequence GTGTTTGAAAATATACAAATCGATCTTTATTTAGAATCACTGATTACTAAACTTGGAAATAATATTTTTGTTTGGAGCAACTTAATTGAGTTAATTATTATAACTTTCTTTTTGATTTTGGCTTATTTTATCAATAAATTGATTTTTAAACAGGTTAGAGAATTATTGAGCAAAATTGATTTTTTAGATGAGAGAAAGCAATTTAGAATAATTGATCAACTATTATATCCTTTAATTTTAATGTTTTTAATTGGAGTTTATTATATTATAGCAGCTTCTTTTGCAATTCCAGCTGTAATTATAAGTATATTTGGTAATTTAGTTTCAGCTTGGTTATTAGTGAAAGCTCTTAGTTTATTTTTTCCTAGAAATAAAATGTTTCGTTTTTTATCAGCTTTAATTTGGTTAATTGCTGCTTTAAGGATTTTAAATATTTATCAAGAAACACTAAATTTACTTGAAAGTTTAGCTTTTCACAGTGGGAATTTGAGAATTTCATTATTAATGATTATTAAAACAGTAATAATTTTTAGTATTTTATTTTGGTTAGCTGGAAAATTAAGTCGTTTAGTTACAAATAAAATTGATAATAGTGAAGAATTAACTCCTTCAGTTAAAGTTTTATTAAATAAAATAGCGAAATTTATAATTTTTACAGCAGCAGTTTTATTTACTTTAAGTTCAGTTGGGGTTGATTTAAGTGCTTTTACTTTTCTTGGTGGTGCAGTTGGTGTTGGTTTAGGTTTTGGTTTACAGAAAATTGTATCTAATTTTATAAGTGGAATAATAATTTTAGCTGACAAGTCTATTAAACCAGGTGATGTAGTTGAAATTGATGATGTTTATGGTTGGGTTCGAAAACTAGATACTCGTTTTGTCTCAGTAGTTACTCGTTCTGGTAAAGAATATTTAATTCCAAATGAAGATTTTATTACTAAAGAGGTTATTAATTGGTCTTATAGTGATGAATTAGTTCGAGTAGAAGCCAAAGTTGGTGTTTCTTATAATAGTGATTTAAGATTAGTTCAGAAATTAATGCAGCAGTCAATTGAATCTAAAACAAGAATTTTAGATAAACCTGAGCCTAATGTCTTATTAATGGGGTTTGGAGACAGTTCTATTAATTTTGAGCTTCGTTTTTGGATTAGTGATCCTCAAAATGGTATTCAAAATATTAGAAGTGAAGTTTTATTATCTATTTGGGATTATTTTCAAGAAAACGAAGTTGAAATACCTTTCCCTCAACAAGATTATCATCTGAAATCATTACCAGCTGAATTAAATAATTATTTAAAAAAGAAAAATGAAGTCAAATAA